Proteins co-encoded in one Vulgatibacter sp. genomic window:
- a CDS encoding flagellar FlbD family protein, translating to MILVTRLDGREIAVNSDLVATVERTPDTMLTLSNGGRILVREALEEVVERVVAFRRRIAAAQREG from the coding sequence ATGATCCTCGTCACCAGGCTGGACGGCCGCGAGATCGCCGTGAACAGCGATCTCGTCGCCACGGTCGAGCGGACCCCCGACACGATGCTGACGCTCTCGAACGGCGGGCGCATCCTGGTGCGCGAGGCCCTCGAAGAAGTGGTCGAGCGGGTGGTGGCGTTTCGGCGGCGGATCGCTGCAGCGCAGCGGGAAGGGTAG